In Oncorhynchus gorbuscha isolate QuinsamMale2020 ecotype Even-year linkage group LG02, OgorEven_v1.0, whole genome shotgun sequence, a single genomic region encodes these proteins:
- the jade3 gene encoding protein Jade-3, with translation MKRLRSSSSSDSSDNESPSTSFCSSNKYGSKPGTPASVPKKPAEVFRKDLISAMKLPDSHHVSPEDYYLLGDTWRQEWEKGVQVPAFPETIPQPSIRNIEEKPKEVLFTLQKRYIQCWSQASTETGYVNIKELAEAMCSYDLDNMDLYWLQALNAELEHMGEAPVDELTLERTMEALERQCHDNMNHAIDTVEGLGIEYDEDVICDVCRSPDSEEGNDMVFCDKCNICVHQACYGIVKVPDGNWLCRTCVLGIDPQCQLCPIKGGAMKATRAGTKWAHVSCALWIPEVSIACPERMEPITKVSHIPPSRWSLICSLCKLKTGACIQCSVKNCTIPFHVTCAFEHSLEMKTVLDEGDEVKFRSYCLKHSKPKNQASSDPPAPGLSPCQPAHSKQSKAGEPGSGLSPARPKPPVDPERGGLRAQRLLELEEEFSTLIHPEELALNLGLPPSLLDFIYQYWKLKRKSNFNRALLPPSEEEGNLLLLPHEDSIHTRMRMFMHLRQDLERVRNLCYMVSRREKLKLSQSKAQEQIFNLHVKLLSQEISAGLPVDSMLFRPPPRITLTLKMPKVSLGNGKTGSKSVNGPLCPDNSGNVHQRSGGGKGLGKGGGKGKGGGLGKGGGKPQLHGRGKREECSNGSLLSASGQSRREGSNATGPTLTNRSARGSALTIKQTGKPLMVKPLTLHPSNGNGKLDQERTGPVPRPNGVMEKTVGVAQKDSSCQTPSEQETSEGSGVKASQSVSFSDSTMEHFSRSFKEATVSLVRTTEDLRGDKVSQGGRGSRSAQDRPWAKPVPGVPQGLGGTRSPPYKETDGYCPDLELSDSEPEAKGQRLRQGRVKQSLGGSSRTSVQR, from the exons GTCCTTCCACCTCCTTCTGCTCCTCTAACAAGTATGGAAGTAAACCTGGAACCCCTGCCTCCGTGCCCAAGAAACCAGCAGAG GTGTTCAGGAAAGACCTGATTAGTGCCATGAAGCTGCCAGACTCTCACCATGTCTCCCCTGAAGACTATTACCTGCTGGGGGACACCTGGAGACAGGAGTGGGAGAAGGGGGTGCAGGTGCCGGCCTTCCCTGAAACCATCCCACAGCCCTCCATCAG GAACATAGAGGAGAAGCCTAAGGAGGTGTTGTTCACCCTACAGAAGAGGTATATCCAGTGTTGGAGCCAGGCCTCTACAGAGACGGGTTACGTTAACATCAAGGAGCTGGCTGAGGCCATGTGCTCTTATGACCTGGATAACATGGACCTCTACTGGCTGCAGGCACTCAACGCTGAGCTGGAACACATGG GGGAAGCGCCTGTGGACGAGTTGACGCTGGAGCGCACCATGGAGGCGTTGGAGCGTCAGTGCCATGACAACATGAACCACGCCATCGACACCGTAGAAGGGCTGGGCATCGAGTATGACGAGGATGTCATCTGTGACGTGTGTCGCTCCCCCGACAGCGAGGAAGGCAACGACATGGTCTTCTGTGACAAATGTAACATCTGTGTTCATCAG GCGTGTTATGGTATAGTGAAGGTGCCAGATGGTAACTGGCTGTGCAGGACGTGTGTCTTGGGCATCGACCCCCAGTGTCAGCTGTGCCCCATCAAGGGAGGGGCGATGAAGGCTACGAGGGCAGGCACCAAGTGGGCACACGTCAGCTGTGCTCTGTGGATCCCTGAA GTTAGCATCGCGTGTCCAGAGAGGATGGAGCCCATCACCAAAGTGTCTCACATCCCCCCCTCCCGCTGGTCTCTCATCTGCAGCCTCTGTAAACTGAAGACTGGTGCCTGTATACAG TGCTCAGTGAAGAACTGCACCATTCCGTTCCATGTGACGTGTGCCTTCGAGCACAGCCTGGAGATGAAGACTGTCCTGGATGAAGGAGATGAGGTGAAGTTCAGGTCCTACTGCCTGAAGCACAGTAAGCCCAAGAACCAGGCCTCCTCCGACCCACCAGCCCCCGGCCTCAGCCCCTGTCAACCAGCCCACAGCAAGCAGTCCAAGGCAGGGGAGCCAGGCTCCGGTCTCAGTCCGGCCCGGCCCAAACCCCCCGTAGACCCAGAGAGGGGGGGCCTGAGGGCCCAGAGGTTGCTAGAACTAGAGGAGGAGTTTTCTACTCTGATTCACCCCGAGGAGCTGGCCCTGAACCTGGGCCTCCCTCCCAGCCTGCTGGACTTCATCTACCAATACTGGAAACTGAAGAGGAAGAGCAACTTCAACCGTgctctgctgccccctagtgagGAGGAGGGTAACCTGCTGCTGTTGCCTCATGAAGACAGCATCCACACACGGATGAGGATGTTCATGCACCTCCGACAGGACTTAGAGAGG GTGAGGAACCTGTGTTACATGGTGAGTCGGAGGGAGAAGCTGAAACTGTCTCAGAGCAAGGCCCAGGAGCAGATCTTCAACCTCCACGTCAAACTGCTCAGCCAGGAGATCTCCGCTG gtCTGCCGGTGGACAGCATGTTGTTCCGGCCTCCTCCCAGAATCACCCTGACGCTGAAGATGCCCAAAGTGTCGCTGGGTAACGGGAAGACCGGCTCCAAGTCAGTCAACGGCCCCCTGTGTCCAGATAACAGCGGGAACGTTCACCAACGCAGTGGGGGAGGGAAGGGGCTAGGGAAGGGTGGGGGGAAGGGTAAGGGGGGAGGGTTAGGTAAAGGAGGAGGGAAGCCTCAGCTCCATGGGCGAGGCAAGAGAGAGGAGTGCTCCAATGGCAGCCTGCTGTCTGCTTCAGGTCAGTCACGTAGGGAGGGGAGTAATGCCACTGGACCAACACTGACTAACCGTTCTGCCAGGGGCTCAGCCCTGACCATTAAACAGACTGGCAAGCCTCTAATGGTTAAACCGTTGACGCTCCACCCTTCCAATGGAAACGGCAAACTGGACCAAGAGCGGACAGGCCCCGTCCCTAGACCCAACGGCGTGATGGAGAAGACGGTGGGCGTGGCCCAGAAGGACAGCTCTTGTCAGACCCCCAGCGAACAGGAAACCAGCGAGGGTTCAGGGGTCAAGGCCAGCCAATCAGTCAGCTTCAGTGATTCCACCATGGAGCACTTCAGCCGGTCGTTCAAGGAGGCAACGGTCAGCTTGGTGCGGACCACTGAGGACCTGCGGGGGGACAAGGTGTCCCAGGGGGGTAGAGGCTCCAGATCAGCCCAGGACCGACCCTGGGCCAAACCAGTTCCCGGAGTCCCCCAGGGACTCGGTGGTACCAGATCACCACCCTACAAGGAGACGGATGGATACTGCCCTGACCTGGAACTCAGTGACTCAGAGCCAGAGGCTAAAGGTCAGAGGTTGAGGCAGGGTAGGGTAAAGCAGAGCCTGGGGGGGTCCAGTAGGACCTCAGTACAGAGGTGA